CCGCCGTCACGACGGTCTGTCTGGCGTTCTACGGCGTCCCGGTCCTCGGGTTCTCGCTGGGGAAGGGCCGCGACTGGCTCGTCGAGCAGGCCGCCGCGGAATCCGGCGAGTCGGTCGAGGCCGTCGCGGACGCACGCGAAGAGTTCACCCTCGGGCTGGACACCAGCTCGGACGGCGTCGAGGGTGCACTCGCCGACGCCTACAACGACCTCCTCGCGGACGTGTCGGCGGCCATCCAGCGCGAGGCCGACGAGGGCGACCTGCAGTCCGGGGTCGCCGCGACGGTCGTCGTCGCCGGTAGCGGGAGCGTCCCCGGCATGGAGATGCTCCTCGGCGCGCAACTCGACGCGGCCCCGCTTCCCTTCTCGGTCGACGACGTACGACTGGCCGATGACCCCGCGAACAGCGCGGCGCTGGGAGCCCTCGCCGCCGCAGAGTCGGGTGTCGACGGTGACGAGGGAATCGCGGCGAGCGAGGAGGAGGAATCCGGAGACGGTGACGCCGGCGAGGACAGCCAGCAGTCGCTGACTGCCGCGAGTGCCAGTACGACGGCGACAGCCGCGGCAGGCACGAACGACACGTCCCCGCCTCCGGCACGTGGCGACCCCGAAGGCGAGAGTTCGAACCGCGCCATCGAGCAGATGTTCGAGCGTCTCGGCAACCGCGAGGACGAGATCGCCAGCATCCGCGAGGACCTCGACACGGCCGCGGCAGACCTCGATTCGCTCCGGGACGACCTGGCCGCCCTCGATGCATCCGCCGCCACCACCGACGACCTCGATTCCGTGGCCGGGGACCTCGATTCGCTCCGGGACGACCTGGCCGCCCTCGATGCATCCGCCGCCACCACCGACGACCTCGCGGCCGACGTGGCCGAGGTGACGGCGTCGGTCGACGACGTCCGGGCAGACGTGGAGACGCTGCAGGCCGGCCAGGAGTCGCTGACGTCCCGGGCCGACGAGGCAGCCACGGAGCGCGAGACACAGGCTGCGAGCATCGACGAGGTCGAGTCGGCAGTCGACGCACTGGAGCAGGACACCGACTCGCTGGCCGACGACCTCGAATCGGTCGACGAGAGCGTCGATGCGGTCCGCGCCGACCTCACCGACGCCCGGGACCGGCTGGACCGCCTCGCCGAGACGGCGGCCGAGACCGACGAGGTCGCCTCGCTCTCGCAGGACCTCGCGGCGCTGGCCGAGCGGGTCGAGACCCTCGCCGACGAGGGCGCGACCGACGAGGACCTGCAGGCGCTGCGGTCGGACGTGCTGGAGGTCGACATGGCCATCGCGGACCTGCAGGAGTCGTTCGCCGACCTCGAAGCGGGCAGCGCCGACGCCGAGACGGTCGCCGCACTCCGGGAACGCACCGCGACCGTCGAGGACGAGGTCGAGACGGTGGAGGAGCGCGTCACCGAGGACGTGGACAGCGTCGGGGAAGAGGTCGCGGCCGTCAGGGACGAGGTCGACTCGCTCGCCACCCAGCTGGCGACCCTCGACGACGCGCTCGAGGAGGACGTGCCCGACGCCGAGACCGTCTCGGCAGTCGAGAACGCGGTCGAGGAGACCGACGCCGCGGTCGCCGACCTCGAGTCCGACCTCTCGTCGGTCCGCGAGCGTCTCGAGGAGCAGGCGGCCGCGACCCCGGACGCGGACGACCTGGACGACCTCGCCGGTGACGTCTCGCGCCTCCGCGCCGACCTGAACGCCCTCGAGGAGTCAGTCGCGGCGGTCGAGGCCGAACTCGATGATGGCGACCCCGTGACAACCGAGGACCTCGCAGAACTGGCGACCCGACTCGAGGACGTCGCGGCCGCCACCGCCGACGCCGACGCGGTGACCGACCTCCGCGACTCGCACTCGTCGCTCTCGGCGCGCCTCGACGACCTGGAGGCCGATGTCGTCACCGGGGAGGACCTCGATTCCCTGCGCGAGGAACTGGTCACGGCGGACGACCTCGCCGACGTCCGGGACTCGATGCTCACCGGGGAGGAGCTGACCGCCCTCGAAGACCGGCTGGCGACCGCCGAGGCGCTCGACGCGCTCGAATCACGGGTCGTCACCGAGGACCGGTTCGCGGACCTCCGCGAGTCGGTCGCGACGGAGCAGGACCTCGCCGACCTCCGGCACGCCGTCGAGGACCTCCGCGAGGAGCGCGAGGCGACCACGGACCCCGCCGACGGCCCCGCCAGGGCGGGCTTCCTCGACCGCTTCGGTGTCGGTCTCGGCGGCGGGGCGGTCGTCGCGGGCGTCCTCACCCTCGCGAACTCCGTCAGCGGCCAGGGGATGGCGATGGCCGTGGGTGGCGGTGCGCTGGTGCTCGGACTGGCCCTCGTCGCCGTCGTCTACATGGGGAGCGAGGACGCCGTCGCGGCAGAATAGTAAGAATCCCGACCCTGGTTACTCCCGGGGAAGGGAGACGTTCCGAAGCTCGCCACCGCACTTCGGGCATTCGTTCTCGTCGGGGTCTTCGGTCCGGAGACCGCAACTCAGACACTCGTACTCTGTCGAGGTTGTCATGATGGTCTCTGTAGGGGACGCGATATGATAAGGATTACCGCGTCACCGAGTAACGTGATAACTGGTGGTTCCATGGCGTCCTCGGGACGCCAGTCGTTGCCAACGCTGCGTCGAATCGTCGCCCCGTCTTCGCATCTGGTGACCAACCCCGCCAACAGTCAACAGTCGGATACGCTATAAGTCGGGGCGGTCGGGGGCACCAACTGAGAACCACCTACTAGGCGTTTTCGCAAGACACAAGCCTTGCATCCATTTGATGTGTTCGCCGAGCCCATATATAAACCCCGTCTATGCAGGGGCGAACGGCTTTACCCTATTTTTAATAATGAATCATCCATGGCACGGGGAAACAATGACCATCTGGTTTCGGGTCGGAATAAAGAGACGAGCATCGGGTCTCGTCGCGCGTTCTTGAAGCTTGCAGCGGGCGGCAGTGCACTGAGCCTCGCCGGCTGTCTGGGTAACATCGGCGGCGCAGGCGGGACCGACGACACACTGACCTACGGTGTCGTCAGTCCGATGTCCGGCGCATACAGCGGTCTGGCGCCGGGCCAGCGCAACGGTGCGAAGCTGGCCATCAAGACGCTCCAGGAGTCCGAGGACTTCGACTTCGAGATCGAGGGTGTGTACAAGGACGGGAAGACGGAGGACACCGCGTCGGTACAGGCCGCCCGCCGGGCGGTCGAACAGGACGGCGCCAACTTCGTCATGGGGGCCATCTCCAGTTCCGTCGCGCTCGCACTGAACGAACTCGCGAAGGACGAACAGGTAATCTACAACCCCGGTGGGGCCGCCGTGCCCATCACCGGGAGTGGGTGTAACGAGTACGTCTTCCGTGCCGAGACCAACACGGCACAGATCGCGGAGGCCGTCTCCGAGTACACGGTCAACAACCTCGGGACGGACGTCTGGTTCCACATCGCGGACTACGCCTACGGGACCTCGGTCCAGAACCGCGTCCAGATGCGCATGGAGGAGGCCGACTCGAACGTCAACGTCGTCGGCACCTCCAAGTCCGAACTCGGGGCGAGCAACTTCGACTCGTACATCTCACAGATCGACAACTCCGACGCCGAGGTCGTGGTCCTCGGGATGACCGGCGGCGACCTCATCTCGTTCGTGAGCCAGGCCGTCGACAGCGGCCTCACGGAGAACGTCGACATCATGGCGCCGACGATGACCTTCCAGGTCGTCCGCGGCGCACTCGGCCCGAAGGCGTACGGGACCTACGGCGGCGTCCGCTACGTCGCGGACATCGACAACCCGAAGAACAACAGTTTCGTCGACGCCTACAAGAGCGAGTACGACGCGGTCCCGGACAACTTCGCCCGGGTCGGCTACCAGTCCATCATGATGACCGCCGAGGGCGTCAAGGAGGCCGGCTCGACCAACGTCGACGACGTCATCGACGCGCTCGAGGGCCTCGAGATGGACAGCATCCTCGGGACCAACCAGTTCCGGGCCTGCGACCACCAGGCGCTCAACCCGACCTGGATGGGCAAGTGTGTCGAACCGGAGTCGGGCGAGATGGCGGACGTCGAGTTGCTGAAGAAGGTCGAGGGCAAGGACGCGATGATCCCCTGCGACGAAACCGAGTGCTCGCTCTAAGATGTCGACGCTACCACTGGTCTCAGGTGCAGCCATCCTCGACCAGCTCATCAACGGGCTGACCGTCGGGATGGTGTACGTCCTCCTCGCCGCGGGTCTGTCCATCATCTTCGGCGTGATGGACGTCATCAACTTCGCCCACGGCGAGTTGCTGGCCCTGGGCGCGTACCTCGCCGTCGCCCTCTCGACGGCCGGCATCGGCAACTTCTGGGTGGCCCTGCTGGTCGCGCCACTGGCGGTGGCGGTCCTGGGCGGCGCGATGGAGCGGCTGACCATCCGGCCGCTCTACGGGCGCAACCCGCTGTATCACATCCTGTTGACGTTCGGGCTGGTGCTCATCTTCGTGGACGCCATCGAGCTGATATGGGGGACACAGTCCCTCGGGACGCTCGACACCGGCGCGCTCTCGGGGAC
This window of the Haloarchaeobius amylolyticus genome carries:
- a CDS encoding rubrerythrin-like domain-containing protein, with translation MTTSTEYECLSCGLRTEDPDENECPKCGGELRNVSLPRE
- a CDS encoding ABC transporter substrate-binding protein, translated to MARGNNDHLVSGRNKETSIGSRRAFLKLAAGGSALSLAGCLGNIGGAGGTDDTLTYGVVSPMSGAYSGLAPGQRNGAKLAIKTLQESEDFDFEIEGVYKDGKTEDTASVQAARRAVEQDGANFVMGAISSSVALALNELAKDEQVIYNPGGAAVPITGSGCNEYVFRAETNTAQIAEAVSEYTVNNLGTDVWFHIADYAYGTSVQNRVQMRMEEADSNVNVVGTSKSELGASNFDSYISQIDNSDAEVVVLGMTGGDLISFVSQAVDSGLTENVDIMAPTMTFQVVRGALGPKAYGTYGGVRYVADIDNPKNNSFVDAYKSEYDAVPDNFARVGYQSIMMTAEGVKEAGSTNVDDVIDALEGLEMDSILGTNQFRACDHQALNPTWMGKCVEPESGEMADVELLKKVEGKDAMIPCDETECSL